One region of Dryobates pubescens isolate bDryPub1 chromosome 20, bDryPub1.pri, whole genome shotgun sequence genomic DNA includes:
- the KCNJ2 gene encoding inward rectifier potassium channel 2, with the protein MGSVRTNRYSIVSSEEDGMKLSTMAVANGFGNGKSKVHTRQQCRSRFVKKDGHCNVQFINVGEKGQRYLADIFTTCVDIRWRWMLVIFCLTFILSWLFFGCVFWLIALLHGDLENQENSKPCVSQVSSFTAAFLFSIETQTTIGYGFRCVTDECPIAVFMVVFQSIVGCIIDAFIIGAVMAKMAKPKKRNETLVFSHNAVVAMRDGKLCLMWRVGNLRKSHLVEAHVRAQLLKSRITSEGEYIPLDQIDINVGFDSGIDRIFLVSPITIVHEIDEDSPLYDLSKQDMDNADFEIVVILEGMVEATAMTTQCRSSYLANEILWGHRYEPVLFEEKNYYKVDYSRFHKTYEVPNTPICSARDLAEKKYILSNANSFCYENEVALTSKEEDEIDTGVPESMSTDTHPDMDHHNQAGVPLEPRPLRRESEI; encoded by the coding sequence ATGGGCAGCGTGCGAACCAACCGCTACAGCATCGTGTCTTCGGAAGAGGACGGCATGAAGCTGTCGACCATGGCCGTTGCCAACGGCTTTGGGAATGGAAAGAGCAAGGTACACACCAGACAGCAGTGCAGGAGCCGCTTTGTCAAGAAAGATGGCCACTGCAATGTCCAGTTTATTAACGTGGGGGAGAAGGGACAGCGATACCTGGCAGACATCTTCACCACTTGTGTGGACATCCGCTGGAGGTGGATGCTAGTTATCTTCTGCCTGACATTCATCCTCTCCTGGCTTTTCTTTGGCTGTGTATTTTGGTTGATTGCGCTGTTGCACGGGGATCTGGAGAATCAGGAGAACAGCAAACCTTGTGTCTCTCAAGTGAGCAGCTTCACCGCAGCCTTTCTGTTCTCCATTGAGACCCAGACCACTATCGGCTATGGCTTCAGGTGCGTCACAGATGAGTGCCCCATTGCAGTTTTCATGGTGGTTTTCCAGTCTATAGTAGGCTGCATCATTGATGCCTTCATCATTGGTGCTGTCATGGCAAAGATGGCGAAGccaaaaaagagaaatgaaactCTAGTCTTCAGCCACAATGCTGTGGTGGCCATGAGAGATGGAAAACTGTGCCTGATGTGGCGTGTTGGAAACCTGAGGAAAAGCCACTTGGTGGAGGCGCACGTGCGAGCACAGCTCCTCAAATCCAGGATCACGTCGGAAGGGGAGTACATTCCCTTGGATCAAATAGACATCAATGTAGGGTTTGACAGCGGGATAGACCGCATATTCCTGGTCTCCCCAATTACAATAGTCCATGAAATAGATGAAGACAGTCCTTTGTATGACTTGAGCAAACAAGACATGGACAATGCTGACTTTGAAATTGTAGTAATATTAGAGGGCATGGTGGAAGCTACCGCCATGACCACCCAGTGCCGTAGCTCATATCTGGCAAACGAAATCCTCTGGGGCCATCGCTACGAGCCTGTGCTCTTTGAAGAGAAAAACTACTACAAAGTGGACTACTCGAGGTTCCACAAAACATACGAAGTGCCCAACACACCCATCTGCAGTGCCAGAGACTTAGCAGAAAAGAAATACATTCTCTCTAATGCAAACTCCTTTTGCTACGAGAATGAAGTGGCCCTCACCAGCAAAGAGGAGGACGAGATTGACACGGGGGTGCCTGAGAGCATGAGCACAGACACCCACCCAGACATGGACCACCACAACCAAGCAGGGGTGCCTCTAGAGCCGCGGCCGCTACGGCGGGAGTCGGAAATATGA